Proteins co-encoded in one Siniperca chuatsi isolate FFG_IHB_CAS linkage group LG11, ASM2008510v1, whole genome shotgun sequence genomic window:
- the fgf8a gene encoding fibroblast growth factor 8 isoform X2 gives MRAIPSRLSYLFLHLFAFCYYAQHVSEQSKVTDRVSRRLIRIYQLYSRTSGKHVQVLPNKKINAMAEDGDVHAKLIVETDTFGSRVRIKGAETGFYICMNKRGKLIGKKNGQGRDCIFTEIVLENNYTALRNARYEGWYMAFTRRGRPRKGSRTRQHQREVHFMKRLPKGQQPAHPSHHRPFDFIHYPFSQRTKRTRYSSER, from the exons ATGCGAGCCATCCCATCCAGACTCAGCTATCT GTTTCTACACTTATTTGCATTTTGCTACTATGCTCAG CATGTAAGCGAGCAGAGCAAAGTGACGGACCGCGTGAGCCGCAGGTTGATCCGGATCTACCAGCTGTACAGCCGGACCAGCGGCAAGCATGTGCAGGTCCTGCCCAACAAGAAGATCAACGCCATGGCCGAGGACGGCGATGTGCACG CTAAACTCATCGTGGAAACGGACACATTTGGGAGTCGTGTGCGCATCAAGGGAGCTGAGACGGGCTTCTACATCTGCATGAACAAGAGGGGGAAGCTCATCGGCAAG aaAAACGGACAAGGCCGTGACTGTATCTTCACAGAGATCGTTCTGGAGAACAACTACACGGCGCTGAGAAACGCCCGCTACGAGGGCTGGTACATGGCCTTCACCCGCCGCGGGAGGCCACGGAAAGGCTCGCGGACACGCCAGCACCAGCGCGAGGTCCATTTCATGAAGAGGCTGCCGAAGGGGCAGCAGCCCGCCCACCCGAGCCACCACCGCCCCTTCGACTTCATCCACTACCCCTTCAGCCAAAGGACTAAACGTACGCGATACTCGTCAGAGCGCTGA
- the fgf8a gene encoding fibroblast growth factor 8 isoform X1, with protein sequence MRAIPSRLSYLFLHLFAFCYYAQVTNQSPPNFTQHVSEQSKVTDRVSRRLIRIYQLYSRTSGKHVQVLPNKKINAMAEDGDVHAKLIVETDTFGSRVRIKGAETGFYICMNKRGKLIGKKNGQGRDCIFTEIVLENNYTALRNARYEGWYMAFTRRGRPRKGSRTRQHQREVHFMKRLPKGQQPAHPSHHRPFDFIHYPFSQRTKRTRYSSER encoded by the exons ATGCGAGCCATCCCATCCAGACTCAGCTATCT GTTTCTACACTTATTTGCATTTTGCTACTATGCTCAG GTAACCAATCAGTCCCCGCCTAATTTCACGCAGCATGTAAGCGAGCAGAGCAAAGTGACGGACCGCGTGAGCCGCAGGTTGATCCGGATCTACCAGCTGTACAGCCGGACCAGCGGCAAGCATGTGCAGGTCCTGCCCAACAAGAAGATCAACGCCATGGCCGAGGACGGCGATGTGCACG CTAAACTCATCGTGGAAACGGACACATTTGGGAGTCGTGTGCGCATCAAGGGAGCTGAGACGGGCTTCTACATCTGCATGAACAAGAGGGGGAAGCTCATCGGCAAG aaAAACGGACAAGGCCGTGACTGTATCTTCACAGAGATCGTTCTGGAGAACAACTACACGGCGCTGAGAAACGCCCGCTACGAGGGCTGGTACATGGCCTTCACCCGCCGCGGGAGGCCACGGAAAGGCTCGCGGACACGCCAGCACCAGCGCGAGGTCCATTTCATGAAGAGGCTGCCGAAGGGGCAGCAGCCCGCCCACCCGAGCCACCACCGCCCCTTCGACTTCATCCACTACCCCTTCAGCCAAAGGACTAAACGTACGCGATACTCGTCAGAGCGCTGA